A genome region from Yoonia vestfoldensis includes the following:
- a CDS encoding murein transglycosylase A has translation MAKATYHIQRFDDLNGWAADEHRAALDVFCKTADRITDPWWQAACHLAPTSTDPRGFFEMYFRPVLISDGQPMLFTGYYEPEILGARVADDRFKYPVHALPPDLPKGATRRQIEQGQLAKGHELVWLSDPVDAFFLQVQGSGRIKLPDGSVLRLGFAAKNGLPYTSIGKELVARGVTSADQVSAAFIQSWVRQNPDAGRDLLWINESYVFFRILTDLADDDGPIGAMKRPVTAGRSIAVDPDHVPLGAPVWIEKDAPDPMTRLMVAQDTGSAIKGAQRADIFFGTGPGAGAIAGGVKHGGRMIVLLPIAVADRLAAGVI, from the coding sequence ATGGCCAAGGCGACATATCATATCCAGCGTTTCGATGATTTGAACGGATGGGCGGCCGATGAACATCGCGCCGCCCTTGATGTTTTCTGCAAAACGGCGGACCGGATCACCGACCCATGGTGGCAGGCTGCCTGCCATCTGGCCCCCACCAGCACCGATCCGCGCGGATTTTTCGAGATGTATTTCCGCCCCGTGCTGATCAGCGATGGCCAGCCCATGCTGTTCACCGGCTATTATGAGCCAGAGATCTTGGGCGCGCGTGTTGCGGATGACAGGTTCAAATATCCGGTCCACGCGCTCCCGCCCGACCTGCCCAAAGGGGCGACACGCCGCCAGATCGAGCAAGGGCAGCTTGCCAAGGGTCACGAACTGGTCTGGCTATCCGATCCCGTCGATGCGTTTTTCCTGCAGGTCCAAGGGTCGGGCCGCATCAAGCTGCCCGATGGGTCCGTCCTGCGCTTGGGTTTCGCCGCCAAGAATGGGCTGCCCTATACTTCAATCGGCAAGGAACTGGTCGCGCGCGGTGTCACCTCGGCCGATCAGGTGTCGGCTGCGTTCATTCAATCATGGGTCCGCCAGAACCCCGATGCCGGGCGCGATCTGCTCTGGATCAACGAAAGCTATGTGTTCTTTCGCATATTGACCGATCTGGCGGATGATGACGGCCCTATCGGCGCGATGAAACGCCCCGTGACCGCTGGCCGCAGTATCGCGGTTGATCCCGATCATGTGCCTTTGGGCGCGCCTGTCTGGATCGAAAAAGACGCCCCCGACCCGATGACGCGGCTGATGGTCGCGCAGGATACCGGATCAGCGATCAAGGGGGCGCAGCGCGCGGATATATTCTTTGGGACCGGGCCTGGCGCAGGTGCCATTGCGGGCGGCGTCAAACACGGTGGCCGCATGATCGTGCTGCTGCCCATCGCGGTTGCGGATCGTCTGGCGGCGGGGGTCATCTGA
- the secB gene encoding protein-export chaperone SecB, which yields MTDTPDNAAPAAAGAPQQQQITSRVLAQYIRDMSFENILAQKGVKGDAQPEIQVQVNLDARKRTADHQFEVITKLNITSKTKAANEPLFVLEIEYAGVFHVEGVPEEQMHPYLLIECPRITFPFLRRIVSDVTRDGGFPALNLETIDFLALYRAELARRAEADKKTVN from the coding sequence ATGACTGATACACCCGACAATGCCGCGCCAGCCGCGGCTGGCGCCCCCCAACAACAGCAGATCACCAGCCGCGTTCTGGCCCAATATATTCGCGACATGTCGTTCGAGAATATTCTGGCCCAGAAAGGCGTCAAAGGTGATGCCCAGCCGGAAATTCAGGTGCAGGTGAACCTTGATGCCCGCAAGCGGACGGCAGACCACCAGTTCGAAGTGATCACCAAGCTGAACATCACCAGCAAAACCAAGGCCGCAAACGAGCCTTTGTTCGTGCTGGAAATCGAATATGCGGGCGTGTTTCACGTCGAAGGCGTGCCAGAGGAACAGATGCATCCCTATCTGCTGATCGAATGCCCGCGCATCACCTTTCCCTTCCTGCGCCGGATCGTCAGCGACGTGACCCGCGACGGTGGTTTCCCTGCGTTGAACCTTGAAACCATTGATTTTCTGGCGCTTTACCGTGCCGAATTGGCCCGGCGTGCCGAGGCCGACAAGAAAACCGTCAACTAG
- the hslV gene encoding ATP-dependent protease subunit HslV has translation MAQDNFPGWHGTTIIGVRKGGKVVIAGDGQVSLGQTVIKGTARKVRRLSPGGQDVICGFAGSTADAFTLLERLEKKLEATPGQLARASVELAKDWRTDKYLQKLEAMLIVSDGKDLFVITGAGDVLEPEHDVTAIGSGGNYALAAARALMDSDLAAEDIARKAMAIAADICVYTNGKLTVESLG, from the coding sequence ATGGCACAAGACAACTTTCCGGGCTGGCACGGCACCACGATCATCGGGGTGCGCAAAGGCGGCAAGGTGGTGATCGCGGGTGACGGGCAGGTTTCGTTGGGCCAGACCGTCATCAAAGGCACCGCGCGCAAGGTGCGCCGCCTGTCACCCGGCGGGCAGGATGTGATCTGCGGTTTCGCCGGATCGACCGCCGATGCCTTTACCCTGCTGGAACGGCTGGAAAAAAAGCTAGAGGCGACGCCCGGCCAACTGGCCCGCGCCAGCGTTGAATTGGCCAAGGATTGGCGCACCGACAAATATCTGCAAAAACTAGAGGCGATGCTGATCGTCAGCGACGGCAAGGATCTGTTCGTGATCACCGGCGCGGGCGATGTGCTGGAACCCGAACATGATGTCACCGCCATCGGATCGGGCGGCAATTATGCTTTGGCCGCCGCACGCGCGCTGATGGATAGCGATCTGGCGGCCGAGGACATTGCCCGCAAGGCAATGGCGATTGCGGCGGATATCTGCGTTTATACCAACGGCAAATTGACGGTGGAATCTTTGGGATGA
- the trxA gene encoding thioredoxin: MATVAVTDATFDAEVRQSDIPVVVDFWAEWCGPCKQIGPALEELSAEMAGKVKIVKVNVDENPNSPAQMGVRGIPALFVFKNGQVVANKAGAAPKAAIQGWIEDSI, encoded by the coding sequence ATGGCCACCGTAGCAGTAACAGACGCAACCTTTGACGCCGAAGTGCGCCAGTCCGACATCCCCGTCGTCGTGGATTTCTGGGCGGAATGGTGTGGCCCTTGCAAACAGATCGGCCCCGCTTTGGAAGAACTCTCTGCCGAGATGGCGGGCAAGGTGAAAATCGTCAAAGTCAATGTTGACGAAAACCCCAATTCGCCCGCTCAGATGGGCGTGCGCGGTATTCCTGCGCTATTCGTCTTCAAGAACGGCCAGGTCGTCGCGAACAAGGCAGGCGCTGCCCCCAAAGCCGCGATCCAAGGCTGGATCGAAGACTCGATCTGA
- a CDS encoding MFS transporter, whose protein sequence is MTGLRSYLTFIRDNAPFLATGALLSFLSSFGQTFFISIFGGEIRADYGLTNGEWGLIYMVGTGASAVLMVFAGGLADRFRVRRLGIIVVWMLALACLAMAFNPAVVLLPFVIFALRFTGQGMTSHVAVVAMARWFIATRGRALAIAAFGFMLGEATLPLTMVWLKSFIDWRMLFVGSALFCLLASAVLFRLLRLERTPQSVAESNQSTGMNARYWTRAEALRHPMFWVMAPAVMSFSGFGTAFWFHQAHFAEIKGWSHLSLVAVFPLGTAALLLSTIIYGWAVDRFGAVRLLPVYLLPLVLAFVLHWYAPSLWWTAIAIILMGLAGGGQATILNACWAELYGTRHIGAIKSVATALMVLGSAIGPGFSGWLIDIGVGFEVQQLGYAALFGFASLIMIVPVRQARIALAPAA, encoded by the coding sequence ATGACCGGCTTGCGCAGCTACCTCACCTTCATCCGCGACAACGCGCCCTTCCTTGCGACGGGCGCGCTGTTGTCGTTTCTGTCAAGCTTCGGGCAGACCTTTTTCATTTCGATCTTCGGGGGCGAGATCCGCGCCGATTACGGCCTGACCAACGGCGAATGGGGCCTGATCTATATGGTCGGCACCGGCGCGTCGGCGGTGCTGATGGTCTTTGCGGGGGGATTGGCAGACCGGTTTCGGGTGCGCAGGCTGGGGATCATCGTGGTCTGGATGCTGGCGCTGGCCTGTCTGGCGATGGCGTTCAACCCTGCCGTGGTGCTGCTGCCTTTCGTCATTTTCGCGCTGCGGTTCACCGGCCAAGGCATGACCAGCCATGTCGCCGTCGTGGCCATGGCACGCTGGTTCATCGCCACGCGCGGCCGCGCGCTGGCCATCGCCGCCTTTGGTTTCATGCTGGGCGAGGCGACCTTGCCGCTGACCATGGTCTGGCTGAAATCCTTTATCGACTGGCGGATGCTGTTTGTGGGCAGTGCGCTGTTCTGCCTGCTGGCAAGCGCTGTGCTGTTCCGCCTCCTGCGGCTGGAACGGACCCCGCAATCCGTGGCCGAAAGCAACCAATCCACCGGCATGAATGCCCGCTATTGGACAAGGGCAGAGGCGCTGCGCCACCCGATGTTCTGGGTCATGGCACCGGCGGTCATGTCGTTTTCGGGGTTTGGCACGGCCTTCTGGTTCCATCAGGCGCATTTCGCGGAAATCAAAGGCTGGTCGCATCTGTCGCTGGTCGCAGTCTTTCCGCTGGGCACGGCAGCGCTGTTGCTATCGACGATCATCTATGGCTGGGCGGTGGACCGTTTCGGCGCGGTGCGGCTATTGCCGGTCTATCTGTTGCCGCTGGTCCTGGCCTTTGTGTTGCATTGGTATGCGCCATCGCTGTGGTGGACGGCGATCGCCATCATCCTGATGGGGCTGGCGGGGGGTGGACAGGCCACGATCCTGAACGCCTGCTGGGCGGAACTTTACGGCACGCGCCATATCGGGGCGATCAAATCGGTGGCGACGGCGCTGATGGTGCTGGGCTCGGCCATTGGTCCGGGGTTCAGCGGCTGGCTAATCGATATCGGCGTGGGGTTCGAGGTGCAGCAACTGGGCTATGCCGCGCTGTTCGGTTTTGCCTCGCTGATCATGATCGTGCCGGTCAGGCAGGCGCGGATCGCGCTAGCGCCTGCGGCGTAG
- a CDS encoding FxsA family protein: MWLLFAFIAVPMIEIALFIQVGGLIGIWWTLLIVVATALAGSALVRHQGLRELGNLQRSFSDLQDPTEPLANGAMILFAGALLLTPGFFTDILGLSLLVPAVRRAAFHWIKARIRFAKFERQPHHPASQRPSDTIIDGDFEEVPPEKRPTHPPSKWTRH; the protein is encoded by the coding sequence ATGTGGCTGTTATTTGCATTCATCGCCGTTCCGATGATCGAGATCGCCCTGTTCATTCAGGTAGGCGGGTTGATCGGCATCTGGTGGACCCTTTTGATCGTCGTGGCGACGGCGCTGGCAGGCTCGGCGCTGGTCCGCCATCAAGGCCTGCGCGAGCTGGGCAATCTGCAACGCTCGTTTTCAGACCTGCAAGACCCGACAGAACCATTGGCAAATGGCGCCATGATCCTGTTTGCGGGGGCCTTGCTGCTGACACCGGGGTTTTTCACGGATATCCTCGGCCTGTCTCTGCTGGTCCCTGCCGTGCGGCGCGCTGCGTTCCATTGGATCAAGGCGCGGATCCGGTTTGCGAAATTCGAACGCCAACCGCATCATCCCGCGTCGCAACGGCCCAGTGACACGATCATCGACGGCGACTTTGAAGAAGTCCCGCCCGAGAAACGCCCGACGCATCCGCCATCGAAATGGACCCGGCATTGA
- a CDS encoding Tim44/TimA family putative adaptor protein, translated as MNSPIIQLLVLAGIAVFLILRLRGVLGTREGFEKPAVTRQETTTRRKPDFDVIEGGPDLDITDHVEADSAAAKALAAMKRVDPDFNVSEFLGGARGAYEMILMAFENSDLDSIVPFISQDVYEAFASVVDDRQRQGLTVTANFIGISDMTLAHAEFDETTKEGEVSVRFKSEMTSVVRNAEGEIVEGSEKEIKRLVDTWTFARKMDAGDPNWKLVATGE; from the coding sequence ATGAACTCTCCGATTATTCAGCTTTTGGTGCTTGCGGGCATCGCTGTTTTCCTGATCCTGCGTTTGCGCGGTGTTCTTGGCACGCGCGAAGGGTTCGAAAAACCCGCCGTGACACGGCAGGAAACCACCACCCGCCGCAAACCTGATTTCGACGTCATCGAAGGCGGGCCGGATCTGGATATCACCGATCACGTCGAAGCAGATTCCGCTGCCGCCAAGGCGCTGGCCGCGATGAAACGTGTTGATCCCGATTTCAACGTCAGCGAATTTCTGGGCGGCGCGCGCGGTGCCTATGAAATGATCCTGATGGCCTTTGAAAACAGCGATCTGGACAGTATCGTCCCGTTCATTTCCCAGGATGTCTATGAAGCCTTCGCCAGCGTCGTCGATGACCGCCAGCGTCAGGGCCTGACCGTCACCGCCAATTTCATCGGGATCAGCGACATGACGCTGGCCCATGCTGAATTTGACGAGACGACGAAAGAAGGCGAAGTCTCGGTCCGCTTCAAAAGCGAGATGACATCCGTCGTGCGCAATGCCGAGGGTGAAATCGTCGAAGGCAGCGAGAAAGAAATCAAGCGGCTTGTCGATACCTGGACATTCGCCCGCAAGATGGATGCAGGCGATCCGAACTGGAAACTGGTCGCCACCGGCGAATGA
- the hslU gene encoding ATP-dependent protease ATPase subunit HslU has product MTDLTPREIVSELDRFIIGQAEAKRAVAVALRNRWRRKQLGDDLRDEVYPKNILMIGPTGVGKTEISRRLAKLARAPFIKVEATKFTEVGYVGRDVEQIIRDLVDTAILDTREHMREDVRTKAREAAEERVITAVAGTDAREATREMFRRKLKSGELDNTVIELELTDTSNPMGGFDIPGQPGGMMNLGDLFGKAMGGRTVKKRMTVADSYDALIADEADKLLDDETVTKAALEAVEQSGIVFLDEIDKVCARSDARGADVSREGVQRDLLPLIEGTTVSTKHGPIKTDHILFIASGAFHVAKPSDLLPELQGRLPIRVELRALTEGDFVRILTETDNALTLQYSALMQTEQVIVTFTEDGIKALAKIAADVNEAVENIGARRLYTVMERVFEDLSFNAPDRGGEDIAVDAAFVEKHLGELSRSVDVSRYVL; this is encoded by the coding sequence ATGACAGACCTGACCCCCCGCGAGATCGTATCGGAACTGGACCGTTTCATCATCGGACAGGCCGAGGCCAAACGCGCCGTCGCCGTCGCCCTGCGCAACCGCTGGCGCCGCAAGCAATTGGGCGACGACCTGCGCGACGAGGTTTATCCCAAGAATATCCTGATGATCGGCCCCACCGGTGTGGGCAAAACCGAAATCTCGCGCCGTTTGGCGAAACTGGCCCGCGCGCCCTTTATCAAGGTCGAGGCGACCAAGTTTACCGAGGTCGGCTATGTCGGGCGCGACGTCGAACAGATCATCCGCGATCTGGTGGATACCGCCATTCTGGATACCCGCGAACATATGCGCGAGGATGTGCGCACCAAGGCCCGCGAAGCCGCCGAAGAACGCGTCATCACCGCCGTCGCCGGCACTGACGCCCGCGAAGCCACGCGCGAAATGTTCCGCCGCAAGCTCAAATCAGGCGAGCTGGACAACACCGTGATCGAGCTGGAACTGACCGACACATCCAACCCGATGGGCGGTTTCGACATCCCCGGGCAGCCCGGCGGCATGATGAATCTGGGCGATCTGTTCGGCAAGGCGATGGGCGGGCGTACCGTCAAGAAACGCATGACCGTTGCTGACAGCTATGACGCGCTGATTGCGGATGAGGCGGATAAACTGCTCGACGATGAAACCGTTACCAAGGCCGCGCTGGAAGCGGTCGAACAATCCGGCATCGTGTTTCTGGACGAGATCGACAAGGTCTGCGCCCGGTCCGATGCACGCGGTGCCGATGTGTCGCGCGAAGGTGTACAGCGTGACCTGCTACCGCTGATCGAAGGGACGACCGTGTCCACCAAACACGGCCCGATCAAGACCGACCATATCCTGTTCATCGCATCGGGTGCGTTCCATGTCGCCAAACCGTCGGACCTGCTGCCCGAATTGCAGGGCCGTCTGCCGATCCGCGTGGAATTGCGCGCCCTGACCGAAGGCGATTTCGTCCGCATCCTGACCGAAACCGATAATGCGCTGACCTTGCAATATTCCGCGCTGATGCAGACCGAACAGGTGATCGTCACCTTCACCGAGGACGGGATCAAGGCGCTGGCCAAGATCGCCGCCGATGTGAACGAGGCGGTCGAAAACATCGGTGCCCGCAGGCTTTATACCGTGATGGAACGCGTGTTCGAGGATCTGTCCTTCAACGCGCCCGACCGTGGCGGCGAGGATATCGCCGTCGATGCCGCTTTCGTCGAAAAGCATCTGGGGGAATTGTCCCGCTCGGTGGATGTCAGCCGCTACGTTCTTTGA
- the addA gene encoding double-strand break repair helicase AddA: protein MIRDAATQRQVDAANPQISTWLAANAGSGKTRVLTDRVARLLLEDVSPQNILCLTYTKAAAAEMQNRLFKRLGAWAMMPDEALRDDLRRLGVDRMIDADQLRAARTLFARAIETPGGLKIQTIHSFCAAVLRRFPLEAGVSPQFREMEDRAAQLLRAEVMDALVQGEAADAVTGMLHHFTGDDLAKLTAEVARHKAAFLRDTGSATIATTLGLGPDPRRDDAFAIAFSGEEPEIAQEMAELFASQSATYKTLSRDLLALNLKDPDWTVLEALFKRLLYADNTSKSRNFPQSNHGKAVEAMAPIAEAVHAWMDRVAAAKQHLFAMDAYDRTLALYRFGRAFVPAYEARKLAMGALDFDDLISKARALLTDPAVAQWVLFRLDGGIDHVLVDEAQDTSPAQWDVVETLTQEFATGAGSRPNRERTVFVVGDKKQSIYSFQGADPAAFDKMKAHFRAAHDAIGKPFEATSLDHSFRSSQAILSVVDATFTGEQAAGMDDALTHIAFKDQMPGRVDLWPVIDAAKTEDTRPWYQPVDQPGEADHHVQMAQRIADQISHMIAHETIPEEDGNSGSYKRRRITAGDFLILVQRRSDLFAEIIRACKAAGLNVAGADRLRVGAELAVKDLAALLSFLALAEDDLSLAAALRSPLFGWSEQDLFTLAHHRGEKQFLWDALRNAPHPDTLAILDDLRGKADFLRPYDLIARILTRHDGRRKLLARLGPEAEDGIDALLSQALAYEQTGVPSLTGFLTWMQTDDLEVKRQMDSQGDKIRVMTVHGAKGLEAPIVILPETMKRRNEFKGEILPAPDCVIWKTPSAATPAAALALREAVLAKQDEERLRLLYVAMTRAEKWLIVGASGDVGEDMDSWYNIVAAGMKARQAETAMAGDLQVQRVAYLDWDGLDLVDKPGVAAPEVVVPVFDPLPDVPSAKTISPSDLPGAKVLPGDLADDDADAKERGTLIHLLLEHLPRAATADRAGLGHALVPVDPTLTDSVIRLLDQSGLTHLWGDDALTEVPITADLANLGRVHGTIDRLILTPSSVLAVDYKTNRLVPGSPAQTPLGVLRQQAVYHAALRQVFPDRQITVAILWTATAQLMHLPEPLLQETMTGLAMP, encoded by the coding sequence ATGATCCGCGACGCGGCCACCCAGCGGCAGGTCGATGCGGCCAATCCGCAGATATCGACATGGCTTGCCGCCAATGCTGGGTCGGGCAAGACCCGCGTGCTGACCGACCGTGTCGCGCGGCTGTTGCTGGAAGATGTCTCGCCGCAGAATATCCTCTGCCTGACCTATACCAAGGCCGCCGCCGCCGAGATGCAGAACCGCCTGTTCAAGCGGCTGGGGGCTTGGGCGATGATGCCGGATGAGGCTTTGCGCGATGATCTGCGCCGTCTTGGCGTGGACCGGATGATTGACGCGGACCAGCTGCGCGCCGCGCGCACCTTGTTCGCGCGGGCGATCGAAACGCCCGGTGGGCTGAAGATCCAGACGATCCATTCGTTTTGCGCCGCTGTGCTGCGCCGCTTCCCGCTGGAGGCCGGCGTCAGCCCCCAGTTCCGCGAAATGGAAGATCGCGCCGCGCAATTGCTGCGCGCCGAAGTGATGGATGCTTTGGTGCAGGGCGAGGCAGCGGATGCCGTGACCGGGATGCTGCATCATTTCACCGGCGATGATCTGGCCAAACTGACCGCCGAGGTGGCGCGCCATAAGGCGGCGTTTTTGCGCGACACGGGCAGCGCAACTATCGCCACGACTTTGGGTCTTGGCCCTGATCCACGCCGTGACGATGCCTTTGCCATCGCCTTTAGCGGCGAGGAACCCGAGATCGCGCAAGAAATGGCAGAATTATTCGCCAGCCAATCCGCGACCTATAAGACCCTGTCGCGCGATCTGTTGGCGCTGAACCTCAAAGACCCCGATTGGACGGTGCTGGAAGCGCTGTTCAAACGCCTGCTTTACGCTGACAACACGTCCAAATCCCGCAATTTCCCGCAAAGCAACCATGGCAAAGCGGTCGAGGCGATGGCCCCCATCGCAGAGGCTGTCCATGCGTGGATGGACCGTGTCGCCGCCGCCAAACAGCATCTGTTTGCCATGGATGCCTATGACCGCACCCTTGCGCTTTATCGCTTTGGCCGCGCTTTCGTGCCCGCCTATGAGGCGCGCAAACTGGCAATGGGGGCGCTGGATTTCGACGATCTGATCAGCAAGGCGCGCGCGCTTTTGACCGATCCGGCGGTGGCGCAATGGGTCTTGTTCCGGCTGGATGGCGGGATCGATCATGTGCTGGTCGACGAAGCCCAGGACACCAGCCCCGCGCAATGGGACGTGGTCGAAACGCTGACGCAGGAATTTGCCACCGGTGCCGGGTCGCGGCCCAACCGCGAACGCACGGTGTTCGTTGTGGGTGACAAGAAACAATCGATCTATTCGTTCCAGGGCGCCGATCCCGCCGCTTTTGACAAGATGAAGGCGCATTTCCGCGCGGCGCATGATGCCATCGGCAAGCCTTTCGAGGCGACATCGCTGGATCATTCGTTCCGGTCGTCGCAGGCGATCTTGTCGGTGGTCGATGCCACATTCACCGGCGAACAGGCGGCGGGGATGGATGATGCGCTGACCCATATCGCCTTCAAGGACCAGATGCCGGGGCGTGTCGATCTTTGGCCCGTGATTGACGCGGCCAAGACCGAGGATACGCGCCCGTGGTATCAGCCTGTCGATCAACCCGGCGAGGCCGACCATCATGTCCAGATGGCCCAGCGCATCGCGGACCAGATCAGCCATATGATCGCGCATGAAACCATCCCAGAGGAGGACGGCAATTCCGGCAGCTACAAACGTCGCAGGATCACGGCGGGGGATTTCCTGATCCTTGTGCAGCGCCGGTCGGATCTGTTCGCCGAGATTATCCGCGCCTGCAAAGCCGCAGGGCTGAACGTCGCCGGTGCCGACCGTCTGCGCGTGGGCGCGGAACTGGCGGTCAAGGATCTGGCGGCGCTCTTGTCATTCCTCGCGCTGGCCGAGGATGATCTATCGCTGGCGGCTGCCTTACGCTCGCCCTTGTTCGGCTGGTCGGAACAGGATTTGTTCACGCTGGCGCATCATCGCGGTGAAAAGCAATTCCTGTGGGACGCTTTGCGCAATGCGCCGCATCCTGACACGTTGGCGATCTTGGACGACCTGCGCGGCAAGGCCGATTTCCTGCGCCCCTATGACCTGATCGCCCGCATCCTGACCCGCCATGACGGGCGGCGCAAATTGCTGGCGCGGCTGGGGCCAGAGGCAGAGGACGGGATTGACGCGCTCTTGTCGCAGGCTTTGGCCTATGAACAGACCGGCGTGCCCAGCCTGACCGGGTTTTTGACCTGGATGCAGACCGACGATCTGGAGGTCAAACGCCAGATGGACAGCCAGGGCGACAAGATCAGGGTGATGACCGTGCATGGCGCCAAAGGGCTGGAGGCCCCCATCGTGATCCTGCCCGAAACGATGAAACGCCGGAATGAATTCAAAGGCGAGATCCTGCCCGCCCCCGATTGCGTGATCTGGAAAACCCCCAGCGCCGCAACCCCCGCCGCGGCGCTCGCCCTGCGCGAGGCCGTGCTGGCCAAGCAGGATGAAGAACGCCTGCGCCTGCTGTATGTCGCGATGACGCGGGCGGAAAAATGGCTGATCGTCGGGGCCTCGGGCGATGTCGGCGAGGATATGGACAGCTGGTACAATATCGTCGCCGCCGGGATGAAAGCACGGCAGGCCGAAACCGCGATGGCGGGCGATCTGCAGGTGCAGCGCGTGGCCTATCTGGATTGGGACGGGCTGGATCTGGTGGATAAGCCCGGGGTCGCAGCGCCCGAAGTGGTCGTGCCAGTCTTTGACCCATTGCCCGATGTGCCATCCGCCAAGACGATTTCCCCATCCGATTTGCCGGGGGCCAAGGTCTTGCCCGGCGATCTGGCCGATGACGACGCCGATGCCAAAGAGCGCGGCACGCTGATCCATCTGCTGTTGGAACATCTGCCGCGCGCGGCCACTGCCGACAGGGCGGGGCTTGGTCATGCGCTGGTGCCGGTTGACCCGACCCTGACCGACAGCGTGATCCGGCTGCTGGACCAATCCGGCTTGACCCATCTTTGGGGCGATGACGCGCTGACAGAGGTGCCGATCACCGCCGATCTGGCAAATTTGGGCCGCGTGCATGGCACGATTGACCGGCTGATCCTGACCCCGAGCAGCGTGCTGGCGGTGGATTACAAGACCAACCGCCTTGTGCCGGGCAGCCCCGCGCAGACACCGCTGGGCGTGCTGCGCCAGCAGGCGGTTTATCACGCGGCCTTGCGGCAGGTGTTTCCAGACCGGCAGATCACGGTCGCGATCTTGTGGACAGCGACGGCGCAGCTGATGCACCTGCCAGAGCCGCTGTTGCAAGAAACCATGACAGGGCTTGCCATGCCTTGA
- a CDS encoding Smr/MutS family protein: MRRPRHLSPEERALWDRVKGTTKPMSPEAKPDPAPLPPLRKKPVAPRDPLPDFHVGQKADAHRPNDLLPSITHRLANAPVNMDSKSFGKMKRGKLVPEARIDLHGMTMAEAHPELLAFILGSQAMGRRLVLVITGKGKDRDDGGPIPTRNGVLRHQVPQWMALPPLAQAILQVTPAHLKHGGHGAYYVYLRRRR; the protein is encoded by the coding sequence ATGCGCAGGCCCCGCCATCTGTCGCCCGAGGAACGCGCTCTCTGGGACCGTGTCAAAGGCACGACCAAGCCCATGTCCCCCGAGGCGAAACCCGACCCCGCGCCCTTGCCCCCGCTGCGCAAGAAACCTGTCGCGCCGCGCGATCCCTTGCCCGATTTCCACGTCGGCCAAAAGGCCGATGCGCATCGCCCCAATGACCTGTTGCCCAGCATCACGCATCGTCTGGCCAATGCGCCGGTCAATATGGACAGCAAATCCTTTGGCAAGATGAAACGCGGCAAACTGGTGCCAGAGGCGCGGATCGACCTGCATGGCATGACGATGGCCGAGGCGCATCCGGAATTACTGGCCTTCATCCTTGGGTCGCAGGCGATGGGCCGCCGGCTGGTGCTGGTGATCACCGGCAAAGGCAAGGACCGCGACGATGGCGGGCCAATCCCCACCCGCAACGGCGTGCTGCGCCATCAGGTGCCGCAATGGATGGCCCTGCCGCCCTTGGCGCAAGCGATCCTGCAAGTCACCCCCGCGCATCTGAAACACGGCGGGCATGGGGCCTATTACGTCTATCTACGCCGCAGGCGCTAG